Proteins encoded in a region of the Zea mays cultivar B73 chromosome 2, Zm-B73-REFERENCE-NAM-5.0, whole genome shotgun sequence genome:
- the LOC103646467 gene encoding protein SET DOMAIN GROUP 41 isoform X2: MEMRARESVSMSKDLTGEITPFATALHDVFLHSHCSSCFTKLLPQTPCVMSCMTCCSLRYCCSECLRADSVVHVSSGECCFFVDHLKRASPSYVTEGTSDLRAALRLLCVLEIHGLVSPDSINHYSRIGGLSASGIEEALKEGEVIAERILEGSLLMSSARKSRAQTCVIFSDRLKLEKMALWAVIINSVEVQLSEGLALGVAVYGPSFSWFNHSCFPSASYRFVLAPRNEDCASQKSKSSVVPASKGVAADVWHAWQYEDHSTHGTSLRSTRCIASPEPYTDLILNCDVRDLDKAEAEGTVTPPAIENLGDVLQQAISEYTSNDDPEACCDMIETMLSNRLVSGLKQEDISGRKHILQPLHHICLTAYMTLASAYRFRALSLEEAVRSDGENTDEFFRMAKAAAAYSLVLAGSTHHLFLSECSLMIPLSHFLLNTGQSLLYLVESIKGKTRQNISEARLSFSSCPASSTDNDSPPYHVFRSTCEAFGKQMLSLSLRCWSFLVRGLPCLEKIKSPMEFSMPGTTIFQSVLSEEDHANLSAHEPVGFTERQAGCILSLALCCITYCKYLATICYGPHHYLADHAKYLLEGIDPAQ; encoded by the exons ATGGAGATGAGAGCCCGGGAATCTGTAAGCATGTCGAAGGATCTAACTGGGGAAATCACACCTTTTGCCACTGCCCTACATGATGTGTTCCTCCACTCCCATTGCTCATCATGCTTCACCAAGTTACTTCCACAAACCCCTTGTGTCATGTCTTGCATGACATGCTGTTCTCTTCGATACTGCTGTTCAGAGTGCTTACGTGCGGATTCAGTGGTGCATGTTTCCTCTGGTGAATGTTGCTTTTTTGTGGATCACCTCAAGAGAGCCTCCCCTTCCTATGTTACTGAAGGAACGAGTGATTTGCGTGCTGCCCTCCGCCTTCTGTGTGTGCTTGAGATACATGGTCTTGTTTCGCCTGATTCAATCAATCACTACAGTAGAATTGGTGGACTTTCAGCAAGTGGTATTGAGGAAGCTTTGAAGGAAGGTGAGGTTATTGCTGAGAGGATACTGGAGGGGAGCTTATTGATGTCATCTGCTAGAAAATCGAGGGCACAGACTTGTGTTATTTTTTCAGACAGGCTTAAACTTGAGAAGATGGCATTATGGGCAGTGATTATCAATAGCGTCGAGGTGCAACTTAGTGAAGGGTTAGCTTTGGGAGTTGCAGTGTATGGCCCGAGTTTCTCATGGTTCAACCATAGTTGCTTTCCCAGTGCTTCTTACCGGTTTGTACTGGCTCCAAGGAATGAAGACTGTGCTTCACAGAAATCAAAATCCAGTGTAGTCCCTGCTAGCAAAGGAGTTGCAGCTGATGTG TGGCATGCTTGGCAATACGAAGATCATTCTACTCATGGTACTTCATTACGTTCTAC GCGATGTATTGCATCACCAGAGCCATACACTGATCTTATTCTGAAT TGTGATGTGAGGGACTTGGATAAAGCAGAAGCAGAGGGTACTGTTACACCTCCAGCAATTGAGAATTTGGGTGATGTCCTACAACAGGCAATATCTGAGTACACGTCAAATGATGACCCTGAAGCTTGCTGTGATATGATTGAAACCATGCTTTCCAACAGGTTGGTGAGTGGTttgaagcaagaggatatttcagGGAGAAAACATATACTACAGCCTCTTCACCATATCTGTCTTACTGCTTACATGACACTTGCCTCTGCTTACCGGTTTCGCGCCTTAAGTTTAGAAGAAGCTGTCCGTTCAGATGGAGAAAATACTGATGAATTTTTTAGAATGGCTAAAGCAGCAGCAGCGTATTCCCTGGTACTTGCAGGGAGTACACACCATTTGTTCTTATCAGAATGTTCTCTTATGATCCCCCTGTCTCATTTTTTGTTAAACACTGGACAGTCTCTGTTATATCTTGTTGAGTCTATCAAGGGAAAGACAAGGCAAAATATATCCGAGGCCAGGCTCAGCTTTTCTTCATGTCCAGCAAGTTCTACAGACAATGATTCTCCACCGTACCATGTGTTCAGATCAACCTGTGAAGCGTTTGGCAAGCAaatgttatccctgtcactgcggTGCTGGTCATTTCTAGTGCGAGGTTTACCCTGCCTGGAAAAGATAAAGAGCCCCATGGAATTTAGTATGCCCGGAACAACAATATTTCAGTCTGTCCTTTCTGAGGAAGACCATGCCAACCTTTCCGCGCACGAGCCAGTAGGTTTCACGGAGAGACAAGCGGGGTGCATCCTTAGTTTGGCTCTATGTTGTATCACCTACTGCAAATATCTTGCTACCATATGCTACGGCCCACATCATTATCTGGCAGACCATGCAAAATATCTACTTGAAGGTATCGATCCTGCACAATGA
- the LOC103646467 gene encoding protein SET DOMAIN GROUP 41 isoform X1 → MEMRARESVSMSKDLTGEITPFATALHDVFLHSHCSSCFTKLLPQTPCVMSCMTCCSLRYCCSECLRADSVVHVSSGECCFFVDHLKRASPSYVTEGTSDLRAALRLLCVLEIHGLVSPDSINHYSRIGGLSASGIEEALKEGEVIAERILEGSLLMSSARKSRAQTCVIFSDRLKLEKMALWAVIINSVEVQLSEGLALGVAVYGPSFSWFNHSCFPSASYRFVLAPRNEDCASQKSKSSVVPASKGVAADVWHAWQYEDHSTHALCKYGPRVVVRCIKPINKGDEVCITYIDLLQTREARHSDLWSKYKFICSCRRCIASPEPYTDLILNCDVRDLDKAEAEGTVTPPAIENLGDVLQQAISEYTSNDDPEACCDMIETMLSNRLVSGLKQEDISGRKHILQPLHHICLTAYMTLASAYRFRALSLEEAVRSDGENTDEFFRMAKAAAAYSLVLAGSTHHLFLSECSLMIPLSHFLLNTGQSLLYLVESIKGKTRQNISEARLSFSSCPASSTDNDSPPYHVFRSTCEAFGKQMLSLSLRCWSFLVRGLPCLEKIKSPMEFSMPGTTIFQSVLSEEDHANLSAHEPVGFTERQAGCILSLALCCITYCKYLATICYGPHHYLADHAKYLLEGIDPAQ, encoded by the exons ATGGAGATGAGAGCCCGGGAATCTGTAAGCATGTCGAAGGATCTAACTGGGGAAATCACACCTTTTGCCACTGCCCTACATGATGTGTTCCTCCACTCCCATTGCTCATCATGCTTCACCAAGTTACTTCCACAAACCCCTTGTGTCATGTCTTGCATGACATGCTGTTCTCTTCGATACTGCTGTTCAGAGTGCTTACGTGCGGATTCAGTGGTGCATGTTTCCTCTGGTGAATGTTGCTTTTTTGTGGATCACCTCAAGAGAGCCTCCCCTTCCTATGTTACTGAAGGAACGAGTGATTTGCGTGCTGCCCTCCGCCTTCTGTGTGTGCTTGAGATACATGGTCTTGTTTCGCCTGATTCAATCAATCACTACAGTAGAATTGGTGGACTTTCAGCAAGTGGTATTGAGGAAGCTTTGAAGGAAGGTGAGGTTATTGCTGAGAGGATACTGGAGGGGAGCTTATTGATGTCATCTGCTAGAAAATCGAGGGCACAGACTTGTGTTATTTTTTCAGACAGGCTTAAACTTGAGAAGATGGCATTATGGGCAGTGATTATCAATAGCGTCGAGGTGCAACTTAGTGAAGGGTTAGCTTTGGGAGTTGCAGTGTATGGCCCGAGTTTCTCATGGTTCAACCATAGTTGCTTTCCCAGTGCTTCTTACCGGTTTGTACTGGCTCCAAGGAATGAAGACTGTGCTTCACAGAAATCAAAATCCAGTGTAGTCCCTGCTAGCAAAGGAGTTGCAGCTGATGTG TGGCATGCTTGGCAATACGAAGATCATTCTACTCATG CACTGTGCAAATATGGCCCAAGAGTTGTTGTTCGTTGCATAAAACCAATTAACAAGGGAGATGAAGTGTGCATAACATACATTGATCTTCTCCAGACCAGG GAAGCAAGACATTCGGATTTGTGGTCAAAGTATAAATTTATTTGTTCTTGCAGGCGATGTATTGCATCACCAGAGCCATACACTGATCTTATTCTGAAT TGTGATGTGAGGGACTTGGATAAAGCAGAAGCAGAGGGTACTGTTACACCTCCAGCAATTGAGAATTTGGGTGATGTCCTACAACAGGCAATATCTGAGTACACGTCAAATGATGACCCTGAAGCTTGCTGTGATATGATTGAAACCATGCTTTCCAACAGGTTGGTGAGTGGTttgaagcaagaggatatttcagGGAGAAAACATATACTACAGCCTCTTCACCATATCTGTCTTACTGCTTACATGACACTTGCCTCTGCTTACCGGTTTCGCGCCTTAAGTTTAGAAGAAGCTGTCCGTTCAGATGGAGAAAATACTGATGAATTTTTTAGAATGGCTAAAGCAGCAGCAGCGTATTCCCTGGTACTTGCAGGGAGTACACACCATTTGTTCTTATCAGAATGTTCTCTTATGATCCCCCTGTCTCATTTTTTGTTAAACACTGGACAGTCTCTGTTATATCTTGTTGAGTCTATCAAGGGAAAGACAAGGCAAAATATATCCGAGGCCAGGCTCAGCTTTTCTTCATGTCCAGCAAGTTCTACAGACAATGATTCTCCACCGTACCATGTGTTCAGATCAACCTGTGAAGCGTTTGGCAAGCAaatgttatccctgtcactgcggTGCTGGTCATTTCTAGTGCGAGGTTTACCCTGCCTGGAAAAGATAAAGAGCCCCATGGAATTTAGTATGCCCGGAACAACAATATTTCAGTCTGTCCTTTCTGAGGAAGACCATGCCAACCTTTCCGCGCACGAGCCAGTAGGTTTCACGGAGAGACAAGCGGGGTGCATCCTTAGTTTGGCTCTATGTTGTATCACCTACTGCAAATATCTTGCTACCATATGCTACGGCCCACATCATTATCTGGCAGACCATGCAAAATATCTACTTGAAGGTATCGATCCTGCACAATGA
- the LOC103646467 gene encoding protein SET DOMAIN GROUP 41 isoform X4 has translation MEMRARESVSMSKDLTGEITPFATALHDVFLHSHCSSCFTKLLPQTPCVMSCMTCCSLRYCCSECLRADSVVHVSSGECCFFVDHLKRASPSYVTEGTSDLRAALRLLCVLEIHGLVSPDSINHYSRIGGLSASGIEEALKEGEVIAERILEGSLLMSSARKSRAQTCVIFSDRLKLEKMALWAVIINSVEVQLSEGLALGVAVYGPSFSWFNHSCFPSASYRFVLAPRNEDCASQKSKSSVVPASKGVAADVWHAWQYEDHSTHALCKYGPRVVVRCIKPINKGDEVCITYIDLLQTRAMYCITRAIH, from the exons ATGGAGATGAGAGCCCGGGAATCTGTAAGCATGTCGAAGGATCTAACTGGGGAAATCACACCTTTTGCCACTGCCCTACATGATGTGTTCCTCCACTCCCATTGCTCATCATGCTTCACCAAGTTACTTCCACAAACCCCTTGTGTCATGTCTTGCATGACATGCTGTTCTCTTCGATACTGCTGTTCAGAGTGCTTACGTGCGGATTCAGTGGTGCATGTTTCCTCTGGTGAATGTTGCTTTTTTGTGGATCACCTCAAGAGAGCCTCCCCTTCCTATGTTACTGAAGGAACGAGTGATTTGCGTGCTGCCCTCCGCCTTCTGTGTGTGCTTGAGATACATGGTCTTGTTTCGCCTGATTCAATCAATCACTACAGTAGAATTGGTGGACTTTCAGCAAGTGGTATTGAGGAAGCTTTGAAGGAAGGTGAGGTTATTGCTGAGAGGATACTGGAGGGGAGCTTATTGATGTCATCTGCTAGAAAATCGAGGGCACAGACTTGTGTTATTTTTTCAGACAGGCTTAAACTTGAGAAGATGGCATTATGGGCAGTGATTATCAATAGCGTCGAGGTGCAACTTAGTGAAGGGTTAGCTTTGGGAGTTGCAGTGTATGGCCCGAGTTTCTCATGGTTCAACCATAGTTGCTTTCCCAGTGCTTCTTACCGGTTTGTACTGGCTCCAAGGAATGAAGACTGTGCTTCACAGAAATCAAAATCCAGTGTAGTCCCTGCTAGCAAAGGAGTTGCAGCTGATGTG TGGCATGCTTGGCAATACGAAGATCATTCTACTCATG CACTGTGCAAATATGGCCCAAGAGTTGTTGTTCGTTGCATAAAACCAATTAACAAGGGAGATGAAGTGTGCATAACATACATTGATCTTCTCCAGACCAGG GCGATGTATTGCATCACCAGAGCCATACACTGA
- the LOC103646467 gene encoding protein SET DOMAIN GROUP 41 isoform X3, with protein MEMRARESVSMSKDLTGEITPFATALHDVFLHSHCSSCFTKLLPQTPCVMSCMTCCSLRYCCSECLRADSVVHVSSGECCFFVDHLKRASPSYVTEGTSDLRAALRLLCVLEIHGLVSPDSINHYSRIGGLSASGIEEALKEGEVIAERILEGSLLMSSARKSRAQTCVIFSDRLKLEKMALWAVIINSVEVQLSEGLALGVAVYGPSFSWFNHSCFPSASYRFVLAPRNEDCASQKSKSSVVPASKGVAADVEARHSDLWSKYKFICSCRRCIASPEPYTDLILNCDVRDLDKAEAEGTVTPPAIENLGDVLQQAISEYTSNDDPEACCDMIETMLSNRLVSGLKQEDISGRKHILQPLHHICLTAYMTLASAYRFRALSLEEAVRSDGENTDEFFRMAKAAAAYSLVLAGSTHHLFLSECSLMIPLSHFLLNTGQSLLYLVESIKGKTRQNISEARLSFSSCPASSTDNDSPPYHVFRSTCEAFGKQMLSLSLRCWSFLVRGLPCLEKIKSPMEFSMPGTTIFQSVLSEEDHANLSAHEPVGFTERQAGCILSLALCCITYCKYLATICYGPHHYLADHAKYLLEGIDPAQ; from the exons ATGGAGATGAGAGCCCGGGAATCTGTAAGCATGTCGAAGGATCTAACTGGGGAAATCACACCTTTTGCCACTGCCCTACATGATGTGTTCCTCCACTCCCATTGCTCATCATGCTTCACCAAGTTACTTCCACAAACCCCTTGTGTCATGTCTTGCATGACATGCTGTTCTCTTCGATACTGCTGTTCAGAGTGCTTACGTGCGGATTCAGTGGTGCATGTTTCCTCTGGTGAATGTTGCTTTTTTGTGGATCACCTCAAGAGAGCCTCCCCTTCCTATGTTACTGAAGGAACGAGTGATTTGCGTGCTGCCCTCCGCCTTCTGTGTGTGCTTGAGATACATGGTCTTGTTTCGCCTGATTCAATCAATCACTACAGTAGAATTGGTGGACTTTCAGCAAGTGGTATTGAGGAAGCTTTGAAGGAAGGTGAGGTTATTGCTGAGAGGATACTGGAGGGGAGCTTATTGATGTCATCTGCTAGAAAATCGAGGGCACAGACTTGTGTTATTTTTTCAGACAGGCTTAAACTTGAGAAGATGGCATTATGGGCAGTGATTATCAATAGCGTCGAGGTGCAACTTAGTGAAGGGTTAGCTTTGGGAGTTGCAGTGTATGGCCCGAGTTTCTCATGGTTCAACCATAGTTGCTTTCCCAGTGCTTCTTACCGGTTTGTACTGGCTCCAAGGAATGAAGACTGTGCTTCACAGAAATCAAAATCCAGTGTAGTCCCTGCTAGCAAAGGAGTTGCAGCTGATGTG GAAGCAAGACATTCGGATTTGTGGTCAAAGTATAAATTTATTTGTTCTTGCAGGCGATGTATTGCATCACCAGAGCCATACACTGATCTTATTCTGAAT TGTGATGTGAGGGACTTGGATAAAGCAGAAGCAGAGGGTACTGTTACACCTCCAGCAATTGAGAATTTGGGTGATGTCCTACAACAGGCAATATCTGAGTACACGTCAAATGATGACCCTGAAGCTTGCTGTGATATGATTGAAACCATGCTTTCCAACAGGTTGGTGAGTGGTttgaagcaagaggatatttcagGGAGAAAACATATACTACAGCCTCTTCACCATATCTGTCTTACTGCTTACATGACACTTGCCTCTGCTTACCGGTTTCGCGCCTTAAGTTTAGAAGAAGCTGTCCGTTCAGATGGAGAAAATACTGATGAATTTTTTAGAATGGCTAAAGCAGCAGCAGCGTATTCCCTGGTACTTGCAGGGAGTACACACCATTTGTTCTTATCAGAATGTTCTCTTATGATCCCCCTGTCTCATTTTTTGTTAAACACTGGACAGTCTCTGTTATATCTTGTTGAGTCTATCAAGGGAAAGACAAGGCAAAATATATCCGAGGCCAGGCTCAGCTTTTCTTCATGTCCAGCAAGTTCTACAGACAATGATTCTCCACCGTACCATGTGTTCAGATCAACCTGTGAAGCGTTTGGCAAGCAaatgttatccctgtcactgcggTGCTGGTCATTTCTAGTGCGAGGTTTACCCTGCCTGGAAAAGATAAAGAGCCCCATGGAATTTAGTATGCCCGGAACAACAATATTTCAGTCTGTCCTTTCTGAGGAAGACCATGCCAACCTTTCCGCGCACGAGCCAGTAGGTTTCACGGAGAGACAAGCGGGGTGCATCCTTAGTTTGGCTCTATGTTGTATCACCTACTGCAAATATCTTGCTACCATATGCTACGGCCCACATCATTATCTGGCAGACCATGCAAAATATCTACTTGAAGGTATCGATCCTGCACAATGA
- the LOC103626674 gene encoding uncharacterized protein, translating to MFQSLFDAHDKEVDKYCDSLQLSHQMIVSKQIELSETFGEMIDEVLRAATQRDSQPQDNPPTTSMPPTNDPISTPTVPTPDKQQHDQESHVPTDHIKVSDDIVSGNVCKKAAAMDDPIFDKTPKSNAPTTDKPADPKLTPKINSEGQKSVTHDTPVSGAPLFDKTPLTDATTDLVAKDSSCKDAVAEHPHVSREDCARNLLKFILSGKLDPSMSIINFGGFGGSVLDVVQSFGPNKCLENTFMQGFIDCIRQDDVLYNPDSVINTLILNVNVGTVLNIEEFEQHSSNPQPFTTTLLKEHLEPTLPSDDVLNQIKLF from the exons ATGTTTCAATCATTGTTTGATGCTCATGACAAAGAGGTGGATAAATACTGTGATTCCCTACAGTTGAGCCATCAGATGATTGTTTCGAAGCAGATTGAACTCTCTGAAACATTTGGTGAAATGATCGATGAAGTTTTGAGAGCTGCAACGCAGCGCGATTCACAGCCACAAG ATAACCCCCCCACTACCTCAATGCCTCCAACAAATGATCCAATATCCACACCAACTGTTCCAACACCTGATAAACAACAACATGATCAGGAAAGCCATGTTCCTACTGATCATATCAAAGTATCAGATGAT ATTGTCAGTGGGAACGTCTGCAAAAAAGCTGCAGCTATGGATGATCCTATTTTTGACAAGACTCCAAAATCTAAT GCTCCCACAACAGACAAGCCTGCTGATCCTAAGTTAACACCAAAAATAAATAGT GAAGGACAAAAATCTGTTACACATGATACTCCTGTATCTGGTGCACCTCTGTTTGATAAAACCCCATTGACAGAT GCAACTACTGACCTGGTTGCAAAGGATAGTTCCTGTAAAGACGCAGTCGCTGAACATCCCCACGTGTCACGTGAAGACTGTGCTCGCAACCTGCTTAAGTTCATTTTGTCAGGAAAACTAGATCCGAGCAT GtctatcattaattttggaggatTTGGAGGGTCTGTCCTTGATGTTGTCCAGTCGTTTGGTCCCAACAAATGTCTTGAGAATACTTTCATGCAGGGATTTATCGACTGTATTCGTCAGGATGACGTATTATACAATCCAGATTCTGTAATCAACACTCTAATACTGAACGTCAACGTTGGG ACCGTTTTGAATATTGAGGAGTTTGAACAACACAGTTCAAATCCACAGCCCTTCACAACAACACTTCTTAAAGAACATCTTGAACCGACCCTACCTTCAGATGATGTTCTAAACCAGATTAAATTG TTTTAA